In the genome of Pseudomonas fluorescens, the window CAGCCAAGAGCCCTTGCTGTTACGTCACCATCGCCCTTTTCTCGCGTTCTGGCTGGCCCGGGTCTTTACCGCCAGCGGCTTCCAGATGCTCACCGTGGCCATCGGCTGGAACCTGTATCAATTGACCGGCAACGTGCTCGACCTGGGTCTGGTCGGCCTGGTCGAGTTCGCCCCGCGTGTACTGTTCATGCTGCACACCGGGCACGTCGCCGACCGCTATGACCGGCGCAAGGTCGCGGCGATCTGCCAGTTCCTGCAGGCGTTGATCGCCCTGTCGCTGGCCATCGGCAGCGCCACCGATCATGTCACCCGGGAAATGATCTTTATCCTGGCCTTCCTGCTCGGTGCCGCCCGTTCCTTTGAAATGCCGACCACCCAGGCCCTGCTGCCCAGTATCGTGCCCAGCGCGCTGTTTCCCCGTGCAGTGGCCGCCGCGCAATCGGCCCAGCAATCAGCCACCATCGTCGCCCCGGCCCTCGGCGGTTTGCTCTACGCCTTCGGCAGCGTGTGGGTGTATGGCCCGACGGTGCTGCTGTATGTCATCGCCTGTTCGCTGATGCTCAACCTGCCGGCCCGGCAAACCCCGCTGAACAAGGGCAAGGCCACTCTGGACTCACTGCTGGCGGGTATTCGCTTTATCCGCAGTCGTCCGGACATTCTCGGGGCGATCTCCCTCGATCTGTTCGCGGTGCTATTGGGTGGTGCGACGGCGCTGCTGCCGGTGTTCGCCAAGGACATTCTGCTGACCGGCCCGTGGGGGCTGGGCCTGCTGCGCTCGGCACCGGCGGTGGGCGCGCTACTGATGTCGCTGTTCCTAGCGCGGTTTGCCGTGGAGCGCAACG includes:
- a CDS encoding MFS transporter, which encodes MPSQEPLLLRHHRPFLAFWLARVFTASGFQMLTVAIGWNLYQLTGNVLDLGLVGLVEFAPRVLFMLHTGHVADRYDRRKVAAICQFLQALIALSLAIGSATDHVTREMIFILAFLLGAARSFEMPTTQALLPSIVPSALFPRAVAAAQSAQQSATIVAPALGGLLYAFGSVWVYGPTVLLYVIACSLMLNLPARQTPLNKGKATLDSLLAGIRFIRSRPDILGAISLDLFAVLLGGATALLPVFAKDILLTGPWGLGLLRSAPAVGALLMSLFLARFAVERNVGRVMFTAVGIFGVATIAFGLSTSFWFSLAVLVVLGAADMISMVIRASFVQLETPDEMRGRVSAVNGLFIGASNQLGEFESGLTAHWFGTVPAVVMGGIGTLVVTGVWVKLFPTLASRDRMHVAKDEEKEEAKV